One Myxosarcina sp. GI1 genomic window carries:
- the cysW gene encoding sulfate ABC transporter permease subunit CysW — MPLSKNSSQSQPKFAVPLVLITIVLIYLLLVLFIPAIAVFYQAFHLGLEPFFDAINSREFWHATRLTLIMAAIAVPLNTIFGLCAAWVIARDRFRGRTLLLSIIDLPFSISPVVAGLMLVLLYGRNGWFGGWLDSINFKVIFASPGMILATMFVTLPFVAREVIPVLEAIGSEEEEAGRTLGANDWQVFWRVTLPNIRWGLLYGILLTNARAMGEFGAVSVVSGSIVGRTQTLPIFVEQAYKNYQVQAAFGAAAILALLAVITLIFKEILERRTHIGNK; from the coding sequence ATGCCGTTGAGTAAAAACAGTTCTCAATCCCAACCCAAATTTGCCGTTCCTCTAGTACTAATCACCATTGTCCTAATTTACCTGTTGCTAGTGTTGTTTATTCCTGCGATCGCAGTATTTTACCAAGCTTTTCATTTAGGATTAGAACCATTTTTTGACGCAATTAACAGTAGAGAATTTTGGCACGCAACCAGGCTAACCTTAATTATGGCAGCGATCGCCGTACCCCTAAATACGATTTTCGGACTGTGTGCGGCTTGGGTCATTGCTCGCGATCGCTTTCGGGGACGCACTTTACTTCTAAGCATTATCGACCTGCCTTTTTCAATCTCCCCTGTAGTCGCTGGTTTGATGCTAGTTCTGCTTTACGGACGCAATGGTTGGTTTGGTGGCTGGCTCGATAGCATAAATTTTAAAGTTATTTTTGCCTCGCCAGGAATGATTTTAGCAACCATGTTTGTCACCTTACCTTTTGTCGCCAGAGAAGTCATTCCAGTCTTGGAGGCAATTGGCTCGGAGGAAGAAGAAGCGGGAAGAACTTTAGGAGCGAATGACTGGCAGGTCTTTTGGCGAGTAACCCTACCTAACATTCGTTGGGGCTTACTCTACGGCATTTTGTTAACCAATGCCAGAGCAATGGGCGAATTTGGAGCGGTTTCGGTGGTTTCTGGCAGTATTGTCGGACGGACTCAAACCCTACCGATTTTTGTCGAGCAGGCATACAAAAACTATCAGGTTCAAGCTGCCTTCGGCGCGGCAGCGATTTTAGCTTTACTAGCGGTAATCACGCTGATTTTTAAAGAAATTTTAGAACGACGTACACACATAGGTAACAAATAA
- a CDS encoding sulfate/molybdate ABC transporter ATP-binding protein, with translation MSIFVKGVSKQFGDFQALERVTLEVKEDSIVALLGPSGSGKSTLLRVIAGLELPDRGQVVINGRDATNLDVQRRNIGFVFQHYALFKHLTIRQNIAFGLAIRKHPRQRIKHRVEELLELIQLRGLGDRYPAQLSGGQRQRVALARALATQPQVLLLDEPFGALDAKVRKDLRAWLRRLHDEVHVTSIFVTHDQEEAMEVADEIVVMNQGKIEQVGTPAEIYDRPATPFVMSFVGEVNVLPSSADLFRHHSHNPLQSDVFIRPHEVEILTTANSNTTQAIVKRIVRLGWEVQVELILPDNLTVVAHLSREKFAQLNLQPSQRVFVKPQNVRSFADTALSPIAA, from the coding sequence ATGAGTATTTTTGTAAAAGGCGTTTCCAAACAATTTGGTGACTTTCAAGCTCTAGAGCGAGTAACTTTAGAAGTAAAAGAGGATTCGATAGTGGCATTACTCGGACCTTCAGGATCTGGAAAATCGACGCTGTTGCGAGTTATCGCTGGTTTAGAGTTACCAGACAGGGGGCAAGTTGTAATTAATGGTCGAGATGCTACCAATCTTGACGTACAAAGACGCAACATCGGCTTTGTTTTTCAGCACTATGCTTTATTCAAACATCTGACAATTCGCCAAAATATTGCCTTTGGTCTGGCAATTCGCAAACATCCCCGACAGCGCATTAAACACAGAGTTGAAGAATTATTAGAATTGATTCAGCTACGGGGTTTGGGCGATCGCTATCCCGCTCAACTTTCTGGCGGTCAACGACAACGAGTGGCACTGGCTCGCGCTCTGGCTACACAACCCCAGGTTTTATTACTAGACGAACCTTTTGGGGCATTAGATGCCAAAGTCCGCAAAGACCTCCGCGCCTGGCTGCGTAGACTACACGATGAAGTCCACGTTACCAGTATTTTTGTTACTCACGACCAAGAAGAGGCGATGGAAGTAGCTGATGAAATCGTGGTAATGAACCAAGGCAAGATCGAACAGGTAGGCACTCCTGCGGAGATTTACGATCGCCCCGCTACGCCGTTTGTAATGAGTTTTGTTGGCGAAGTCAACGTTTTACCCAGTTCGGCAGATTTATTCCGTCATCACAGCCACAATCCCTTACAGTCTGATGTATTTATACGTCCTCATGAGGTTGAAATTTTAACAACAGCTAATAGCAATACTACACAAGCAATAGTCAAACGTATAGTCCGTTTAGGTTGGGAAGTTCAGGTAGAACTGATTTTGCCAGATAACCTAACAGTAGTCGCACATTTAAGCCGTGAAAAGTTTGCCCAATTGAATCTGCAACCGTCCCAACGAGTGTTTGTCAAACCTCAAAATGTCAGATCTTTTGCTGATACTGCTCTATCTCCCATAGCCGCTTAA